Genomic window (Vitis riparia cultivar Riparia Gloire de Montpellier isolate 1030 chromosome 4, EGFV_Vit.rip_1.0, whole genome shotgun sequence):
aaaatatattccaGATCTTTACTAGGAAATACTTAAGGATTATGAGCTCAGAAAGAAAAACTAATTGAGAAGAGTAATAACACCAGGCCTgaaaatattcatttctttaTAAGATCTCTGGTACATAATTTCCAAGTTACAGTAATTCATTGTCAAGACAACTGCACATTGACCAAAGAAGACAAAgctaaaaaatttaacaattcaTCCTGCTTCTTACATTGTTGGAGGGGCTTTAAAGCCAAGTAAAAAAAGAACCTAttataaaaagaaggaaaaaaagaaaaccaaactACTagttaattacaaaaatttattcCAGCAGATATTAAGTTCTTTAGCTCCATCAAATGTTCATCATTTGAAATATGAAGTGAACAGCGAAGATTTGTCAACATTGTTGATTGTTCCCAACTTAAAGGCCCAGAAGCATGCAATGCCGCTAGAGTGCGGCGATAAGCATGCAACTCTAAACTATGGATACTTGCTGCTAATTCCTTTTCAAGAGAAATGGGGCACTTTTCCTCCTCATCTCTCACATCTCCCTCATATCTCTCATCTTCCTCATCTCCCTCATCTCTCTCATCTCTCTCATCTTCCTCATCTTCCTCATCTCCCTCATCTCCCCAATGGTAAAATGATTCAGCATCACTACAAAGGTCATCTGTATCTTGTCTAGGATGTGCTAAAATACAACTGGAAAACTTATTAGGACCATTATTATTAATGCTACAACTACCAACAGAGCATGACATGCTATCAGAATCATTAGATTCTGAACTTCTTGCAAGAAAACAATCAACACCATTTGGTTTTCCCCTCTCCATTTCGCAATATTTAGTTGTACGGTCATTAAAGGAAGCATGCATGTATTTTTCACCCAGATTCAATCGTGGGTAAGCAACAGCATCTACCTTGTCTCGTAATGGAGATGAATACCCGGTGATCACTCGTTGGCGTCCACCATTTTCGATTGCTCTCATCTTCTGAATGTTTCCAGAGTATGCTTCAAGACCAGAGGAGCAATATGGGGATGCTCTCTTCAATGTCTTGGATGAGACCATAGGAGAATCCTGGAAATCAGCATGCTTCTTAAAAAAAGCATCTCCTGCTTGCAATTTTAGCTTCATATCAGCTTGTGGCACCTGGAAACTCATCTTCTGATGACAATTTGAAGTTAACAGCTTGTTGACTCTCACATCTTCAAAAGTGATAGAGCCCTGAGGGCAGAAGCCAAAAGTTAGTAAGTTAATGTAGAAGTGAAGATAACCAATAAGAATCACCAACAATTTTAGTATTGAAGAGAAAAAGACTAAGATCAGTAGTGGacttacaattttaaaaagtcccAATATCCTAACATAACTACTTGATAAccataatttaaaaaaggaaaaaaaaaaaaaaaaaaaaaaaggaatacaCGAACTTGACTGAAGATGCAATTCTCAAATGCCGAAACCATGAGCATAACCAAAACCATTATTGAAcaactattttaagaaatttgcaTTCGGACCAATAACAAGAAACAAGACACAAGATCAATCACCAAAGGAGGAGAGAAAATTACTACAATAGAACCAGATTATTACCTGTCCAATCACAACCCATTTGTTATCTATCCAAGCTTGTCGCACTCTGATGTTAGACTTGTGGACTTCAAATTCGTGGCAAGATCCAAGTAGCCTAACCAAATAGTAAACCGCACATGTAACCTTCAAAACCATAGCACATTTCCAAGAACCATCATTGAACACCTCCACAACATCACCAGTCACCCAACTTTCCATACCTTTCACAGGGAGAGGGCAAGGTCTAATAGCCTTCCTAGACACCCTATCCACATTCGCCTTATTTGTCATGCCCAGATAAGAGTCATACCTAACACTGTAGTTGTGCCCATTACCGGAGATAATTTCAGCACAGTGCCAGGCACCTGAAGGCACTTCCTTTTTGTTCAATACCTCCACTTTACTCCCTTTCCTGAATTTCATGTTGGCAGCAACTTCACTAATCTAACCTTCCAAAACCTGTCACAaccaagaaattaaataaaaatttaatcagAAAATTCCAATGCATTCCATAAGAACAAAACAACTACAGAAAGGGTTATATTAATTCCAATGCTTTGTAGAACTTCCCTATTTCTACCTTTATTCTCTTCAAACCTGAAATccgtttttttccttcttagGAGCTGTTTTCCATTGAAACAAACAGATcaggaagaagagaagagaatgaGAACAACTTTTAAATAGATCTTTAAAAACAGTAGTTAATGATTCAAAACTTACATAAAAAATCCCATAATCAAatcatataaaaacaaaatcaaggaaaataaaaattaaaagtttgatTCTCAATATGAATTTCTTGTACACCCATCACTCACGGGAAACTCCAAAATGCCCAAAAAGTataaagagaaattaaaaaaaaaatagtgaacaGTTCAAAAAATTagtcccaattttttttaaaaaaaaaaacatcagaAACTTTCGAGAAAACCACAGGCAAACTTTGATCACCAAAATACTTATAAGaattaatcaaatcaaatcaaagtaaAGCAAACCAAATTCACTAAATACATAAcaacaaaaactcaaaatcctaaaaaaaaaaaaattaacacatacaCAACCTAAATTTCTCATCAGCATGCAAACACCACGAAACTATTCAACTCCAGATTTCTCATTTCCAATTAAATAAAcagtaattgaaaaaaaaaataaacaaataatattgaaaatttgaaaactcTGAAACTTACCTTCATCAAGAACCAAGCAGAGCAGAAGATGATTTTCGAAACCTGAGAGCTGAATCGATTTtgcagaaaaaaaatatatgaaaactaGGGTttgttaaaatgaatttatttgaagaaaataaaaaaataaatacaaagttAATTTATACTAATTTTGCAACCCACAAAAAGTGGAGGTGCGCAGTGCGCACAACCTACACCTAATTCGTAAAGCAGGAAAGGTATAAGCGTAGAGGATCGAGATCCCGAGTTCAGAAGCACTCTCCTGATCTTGCCACGTTGGCAATGATGGGTTTTTGATGAGGTGTCAAGATCAGAGGAGGGATGAGAAATATTCGGGTGTGGAATGGAGGTACTACGGTTATCGGAGCAGGAATTCGTATTCTTAAATATTTGTGATGATAAGTATTTGATGACACGTGTACAGTCAAATAGATTATTGGGAATTTTGGGATTTATCTCTTGGGTAATTTTTAATCCTAGACTCCTACTACAACTGCATCTCtccattttagaattttttatttctttcaaacttatctgTTACGTGCCTTCTCCATCAGTTTTATTGGAAATcaattaactaaatataaatactcTTACCTgaatttctattgatttt
Coding sequences:
- the LOC117913029 gene encoding uncharacterized protein LOC117913029 isoform X3, with amino-acid sequence MSFQVPQADMKLKLQAGDAFFKKHADFQDSPMVSSKTLKRASPYCSSGLEAYSGNIQKMRAIENGGRQRVITGYSSPLRDKVDAVAYPRLNLGEKYMHASFNDRTTKYCEMERGKPNGVDCFLARSSESNDSDSMSCSVGSCSINNNGPNKFSSCILAHPRQDTDDLCSDAESFYHWGDEGDEEDEEDERDERDEGDEEDERYEGDVRDEEEKCPISLEKELAASIHSLELHAYRRTLAALHASGPLSWEQSTMLTNLRCSLHISNDEHLMELKNLISAGINFCN
- the LOC117913029 gene encoding uncharacterized protein LOC117913029 isoform X1; translation: MKFRKGSKVEVLNKKEVPSGAWHCAEIISGNGHNYSVRYDSYLGMTNKANVDRVSRKAIRPCPLPVKGMESWVTGDVVEVFNDGSWKCAMVLKVTCAVYYLVRLLGSCHEFEVHKSNIRVRQAWIDNKWVVIGQGSITFEDVRVNKLLTSNCHQKMSFQVPQADMKLKLQAGDAFFKKHADFQDSPMVSSKTLKRASPYCSSGLEAYSGNIQKMRAIENGGRQRVITGYSSPLRDKVDAVAYPRLNLGEKYMHASFNDRTTKYCEMERGKPNGVDCFLARSSESNDSDSMSCSVGSCSINNNGPNKFSSCILAHPRQDTDDLCSDAESFYHWGDEGDEEDEEDERDERDEGDEEDERYEGDVRDEEEKCPISLEKELAASIHSLELHAYRRTLAALHASGPLSWEQSTMLTNLRCSLHISNDEHLMELKNLISAGINFCN
- the LOC117913029 gene encoding uncharacterized protein LOC117913029 isoform X4, whose amino-acid sequence is MKFRKGSKVEVLNKKEVPSGAWHCAEIISGNGHNYSVRYDSYLGMTNKANVDRVSRKAIRPCPLPVKGMESWVTGDVVEVFNDGSWKCAMVLKVTCAVYYLVRLLGSCHEFEVHKSNIRVRQAWIDNKWVVIGQGSITFEDVRVNKLLTSNCHQKMSFQVPQADMKLKLQAGDAFFKKHADFQDSPMVSSKTLKRASPYCSSGLEAYSGNIQKMRAIENGGRQRVITGYSSPLRDKGQSWRHACLASKGLKMMRGFQACCEPLMRLMSEKVKTKI
- the LOC117913029 gene encoding uncharacterized protein LOC117913029 isoform X2, which encodes MKFRKGSKVEVLNKKEVPSGAWHCAEIISGNGHNYSVRLLGSCHEFEVHKSNIRVRQAWIDNKWVVIGQGSITFEDVRVNKLLTSNCHQKMSFQVPQADMKLKLQAGDAFFKKHADFQDSPMVSSKTLKRASPYCSSGLEAYSGNIQKMRAIENGGRQRVITGYSSPLRDKVDAVAYPRLNLGEKYMHASFNDRTTKYCEMERGKPNGVDCFLARSSESNDSDSMSCSVGSCSINNNGPNKFSSCILAHPRQDTDDLCSDAESFYHWGDEGDEEDEEDERDERDEGDEEDERYEGDVRDEEEKCPISLEKELAASIHSLELHAYRRTLAALHASGPLSWEQSTMLTNLRCSLHISNDEHLMELKNLISAGINFCN
- the LOC117913029 gene encoding uncharacterized protein LOC117913029 isoform X5 encodes the protein MKFRKGSKVEVLNKKEVPSGAWHCAEIISGNGHNYSVRYDSYLGMTNKANVDRVSRKAIRPCPLPVKGMESWVTGDVVEVFNDGSWKCAMVLKVTCAVYYLVRLLGSCHEFEVHKSNIRVRQAWIDNKWVVIGQGSITFEDVRVNKLLTSNCHQKMSFQVPQADMKLKLQAGDAFFKKHADFQDSPMVSSKTLKRASPYCSSGLEAYSGNIQKMRAIENGGRQRVITGYSSPLRDKHRKFRFEDVIDESPAFSRAKVGGMHALLPKV